In a genomic window of Leptospira broomii serovar Hurstbridge str. 5399:
- a CDS encoding multiheme c-type cytochrome yields the protein MENFKFKGSIIFLCLTVFVGLLVYIIYFGNRKVSIEVALGNHPWTKPIPYLPPLEGVGEVRAENCGKCHTEIYLEWRASTHANAFSDLQFQSELSKSSSPRWLCLNCHIPVSNQRETIVNFLSNGDYRRPIEEANPNFDAKMKLEGVTCATCHVRLDDEGKSYILGATGGTKPPHPVRIERDLLRNRCLDCHNVSYTLDDQLVCAFNTGNESKYQGNSHGQKTCGSCHMPEIWRKFVNSNLGSPKRISHRHGFVGGGVPKRFEFYDSQVANGYKSGLKFSPLKLRIHENKIETTLEFSNFMSSHYIPSGDPERFLKLIISVKNNYGIEIERKETKIGQEWKWYPKAMLISDNRIRPGETRVWSETLRLEKEGILVLEIFHVRLKESNAEQMRTAVDKTLKDYADKIRNIEEFYPFSSLVHKEEVDLATGMSRIFPTKELFKMSGRRKGE from the coding sequence TTTTATGTTTGACGGTCTTTGTCGGACTTCTCGTATACATTATTTATTTCGGGAATCGGAAGGTATCGATAGAAGTCGCTTTGGGAAACCATCCTTGGACAAAACCGATTCCTTATCTTCCTCCTTTGGAAGGCGTCGGCGAAGTCCGGGCCGAAAATTGCGGAAAATGCCATACGGAAATATATCTGGAATGGAGGGCTTCCACCCACGCAAATGCTTTCAGCGACCTACAATTTCAATCCGAACTTTCCAAATCCTCTTCCCCGCGTTGGCTCTGCCTTAACTGCCATATTCCGGTATCGAATCAACGGGAAACTATCGTGAATTTTCTGTCGAACGGCGATTATCGTCGTCCGATAGAAGAAGCAAACCCGAATTTCGATGCAAAGATGAAATTAGAGGGTGTCACTTGTGCCACTTGCCATGTCAGATTGGATGACGAGGGGAAGTCTTACATACTAGGCGCCACCGGAGGAACAAAGCCGCCTCATCCGGTTCGCATCGAACGGGATCTCCTTAGAAATCGATGTTTAGATTGTCATAATGTATCTTATACGTTGGACGACCAACTTGTCTGCGCATTCAATACCGGAAACGAGTCCAAATATCAGGGAAATTCTCACGGGCAGAAAACTTGCGGATCTTGTCATATGCCCGAAATCTGGAGAAAATTCGTAAATTCGAATTTAGGAAGTCCAAAACGAATCTCACACAGGCACGGATTTGTCGGCGGAGGAGTTCCAAAACGATTCGAATTTTACGACTCTCAAGTCGCCAATGGATACAAATCCGGACTAAAATTTAGTCCTCTAAAATTAAGGATACATGAGAATAAGATTGAAACTACGTTAGAATTCTCTAATTTTATGTCTTCCCATTATATTCCCTCGGGAGATCCAGAACGATTTTTGAAATTAATAATCTCCGTTAAAAATAATTATGGAATCGAGATAGAACGAAAGGAGACGAAAATCGGTCAGGAATGGAAATGGTATCCGAAAGCGATGCTGATATCCGATAACCGCATCCGACCGGGAGAAACCCGAGTTTGGTCGGAGACATTACGACTGGAGAAAGAAGGAATATTGGTTCTAGAAATTTTTCATGTAAGGCTAAAGGAATCGAATGCGGAACAAATGCGAACTGCTGTGGACAAAACCCTTAAGGATTACGCTGACAAAATTCGTAATATCGAAGAATTTTATCCTTTCTCAAGCTTAGTTCATAAGGAAGAAGTAGATTTGGCGACCGGAATGAGCCGAATCTTCCCTACGAAAGAACTCTTTAAAATGTCCGGCAGGAGAAAAGGAGAGTGA